A stretch of Brassica napus cultivar Da-Ae chromosome C6, Da-Ae, whole genome shotgun sequence DNA encodes these proteins:
- the LOC125589023 gene encoding uncharacterized protein LOC125589023 produces MGYSSIRMEDVTCFSCGMKGHYASSCPNKPINATPLAIRTPPSRPAIEPATKKQNLGGRVYALGVENPDNAGPSSGPITDIVGTIHVAGKPTHVLFVSGATHSFVTPEVAARFWDCFVVDRIDVVVLTPVDRTLQANQCIKNVPLVIQGKEFVADLLVVPLKGYEVILGMDWLSNYEVQIDCGKGRLLFGRGKRPEMVYYGISPSMTVSLVAGMRVQDLFQDGEVYLVTLSVSGGATNDKVKVEEIEVVQEFEMYLRH; encoded by the exons ATGGGTTATTCATCGATAAGGATGGAAGAtgtcacttgtttctcttgcggTATGAAGGGCCATTATGCATCGTCATgtccaaacaagccaatcaatGCGACCCCTCTCGCGATCCGAACACCTCCTAGCCGTCCAGCAATTGAGCCAGcaacaaagaagcaaaacctAGGAGGTAGGGTTTATGCCTTAGGTGTAGAAAACCCAGACAATGCAGGACCGTCAAGCGGTCCCATCACAGATATTGTGG GAACCATACATGTTGCTGGTAAacccacacatgtattgtttgtctcgggggcaacacatagttttgtgacccCTGAAGTAGCTGCCCGGTTTTGGGATTGTTTTGTGGTTGACAGGATAGATGTGGTCGTCTTGACCCCCGTAGACCGAACACTTCAAGCAAATCAGTGTATCAAGAATGTTCCATTGGTCATTCAAGGCAAAGAATTTGTGGCAGATTTGTTAGTCGTGCCTTTGAAAGGGTACGAAGTAatccttggaatggattggttATCGAACTATGAAGTTCAGATCGACTGTGGAAAGGGAAGGTTGTTGTTCGGCAGAGGTAAACGACCAGAGATGGTATACTATGGAATCAGTCCTAGTATGACCGTTTCTTTGGTAGCGGGAATGAGAgtacaagatttgtttcaagACGGGGAAGTATATTTGGTGACCTTATCGGTTAGTGGAGGAGCCACTAATGATAAAGTTAAGGTCGAAGAAATTGAAGTGGTCCAGGAGTTTGAGATGTATTTGCGCCACTAA